The following coding sequences are from one Acidobacteriota bacterium window:
- a CDS encoding tetratricopeptide repeat protein — protein sequence MAADSKAKLLEDAERYVLHGKIRLAIAEYRKIVELDPDDVLILNTIGDLYLRQKDVAEANRFFSRVAEAYVNNNFFLKAIAVYKKILGSDPDNVEVNSTMASLYAKQGLGMDACRQYQRVIDLLEREGKTRESLEIHEKIAELDPLNIGIRRKLAQLHLAEGNGEKARLHWAGAARAQAKAGDAAGALQSYRAAIELDPLDLESLKGFFDCSLRTGDPASALELLKKSVAAAPDNPDLREMLGRACMETGDTESAIKACKVAFSLDESRYQSFFPAAAALIENGAYDEAMECLDTIIPTLITRRETGRAVDLCEQILGKDPEYAPSLVRLAAIYSATGDSARCLSVQDQLADHFMSQGRPIEALEQIEKILHSDPDSEKHRQLHYEAFTAAYPDVPYAPPAEGPGEAAAESAAPLAAKEYGDLSGESPSENVVEVDLLLNYGLKDKALSLLENLQRRNPCDKEVRVRLLSFYKSEDRQAEAAEQCLLLAALYQAEGSEASCRNYLAEAGQLDPGTAGGEIDLAEYARSRGIDPEAVKPQFKERSAESPAEEDLSGDLLDEFMAEGPLPSGGEGAAADGAESGAFAAASGKSLEEQFQEVDFYIRLGFEDEAYSKLAEIARAHPGHPELASRYEKLGGPKPDAGESPAASAGGEIALFDHPETPPDDGLQESFEIVDVDAASDPAGHGDTAGTDPFFNEMFADLMDEVRSPEVQEAARASFEEHFSLGIAYRDMELTDEAIREFEAALKGIEMRKGDPQVIQCCGMLSTCFLKKDMPRSVIRWCQTGLDLTEPSSHEALAFRYDMGIAHAMAGSADRAMECFDGIFTQDPGYRDVAQRIDELRSGPNGR from the coding sequence GTGGCCGCTGATAGCAAAGCCAAATTACTGGAAGACGCTGAAAGGTACGTGCTCCACGGGAAGATCCGCCTGGCGATCGCCGAGTACCGGAAGATCGTCGAGCTCGATCCCGACGACGTTCTCATCCTCAACACGATAGGCGACCTCTATCTGCGACAGAAGGACGTGGCGGAGGCCAACCGGTTTTTTTCTCGGGTGGCGGAAGCCTACGTCAACAACAATTTCTTCCTCAAGGCGATCGCCGTCTACAAGAAGATCCTCGGTTCCGACCCCGACAACGTCGAGGTCAACTCCACCATGGCGTCGCTGTACGCCAAGCAGGGGCTCGGCATGGACGCGTGCCGGCAATACCAGCGGGTGATCGATCTGCTGGAGAGGGAAGGGAAGACGCGGGAGTCCCTGGAAATCCATGAAAAGATCGCGGAGCTCGATCCCCTGAACATCGGGATCCGGCGGAAGCTGGCCCAGCTCCACCTCGCCGAGGGGAACGGGGAAAAGGCCCGCCTGCACTGGGCCGGGGCCGCCCGCGCCCAGGCCAAGGCAGGGGATGCCGCCGGGGCGCTCCAGTCGTACCGGGCCGCCATCGAGCTCGATCCGCTCGACCTGGAGTCCCTGAAGGGATTTTTCGACTGCTCCCTCAGGACGGGGGATCCCGCCTCCGCCCTGGAACTGCTGAAAAAATCGGTGGCCGCGGCCCCGGACAACCCGGACCTGCGCGAAATGCTGGGGCGCGCGTGCATGGAAACGGGGGACACGGAATCGGCCATCAAGGCCTGCAAGGTGGCGTTTTCCCTGGACGAGTCCCGGTACCAGAGCTTCTTCCCGGCCGCCGCCGCCCTGATCGAAAACGGGGCGTACGACGAAGCGATGGAGTGCCTGGACACCATCATCCCCACCCTCATCACGAGGCGGGAAACCGGGCGTGCGGTGGACCTGTGCGAGCAGATCCTCGGGAAGGATCCCGAGTACGCGCCCTCCCTGGTACGCCTCGCCGCCATCTATTCCGCGACCGGAGATTCCGCGCGCTGTCTCTCCGTCCAGGACCAGCTGGCCGATCACTTCATGAGCCAGGGCAGGCCCATCGAAGCTCTCGAGCAGATCGAGAAGATCCTCCACTCCGACCCCGACAGCGAGAAACACCGGCAGCTGCACTACGAGGCCTTTACGGCCGCCTATCCCGATGTCCCCTATGCGCCTCCCGCGGAGGGGCCCGGGGAAGCGGCCGCCGAATCCGCAGCGCCGCTGGCCGCCAAGGAATATGGCGACCTGTCCGGCGAGAGCCCCTCGGAAAATGTCGTGGAGGTCGATCTCCTGCTCAATTACGGGTTGAAGGACAAGGCGCTGAGCCTGCTCGAAAACCTCCAGCGGCGCAATCCGTGCGACAAGGAGGTTCGGGTCCGGCTGCTCTCCTTCTATAAATCGGAGGACCGTCAGGCCGAGGCGGCCGAGCAGTGCCTCCTGCTGGCCGCCCTGTACCAGGCGGAAGGGAGCGAGGCCTCGTGCCGGAATTACCTGGCGGAAGCCGGGCAACTGGATCCGGGCACGGCCGGCGGCGAGATCGACCTGGCCGAATACGCCCGCAGCCGGGGGATCGATCCTGAGGCGGTGAAACCCCAATTCAAGGAACGGTCCGCGGAGTCGCCGGCGGAAGAGGACCTTTCGGGAGACCTGCTCGACGAGTTCATGGCGGAGGGCCCCCTCCCCTCCGGCGGAGAGGGCGCCGCCGCGGACGGGGCGGAATCCGGGGCTTTCGCCGCCGCATCCGGCAAGTCGCTGGAGGAGCAGTTTCAGGAAGTCGATTTCTACATCAGGCTCGGGTTCGAGGACGAAGCGTATTCGAAGCTCGCCGAGATCGCCCGGGCCCACCCCGGGCACCCCGAACTCGCCTCCCGCTACGAAAAGCTGGGCGGGCCGAAGCCGGATGCCGGGGAAAGCCCCGCCGCTTCTGCCGGGGGGGAGATCGCGCTTTTCGACCACCCCGAAACCCCGCCGGACGACGGGCTGCAGGAGTCCTTCGAGATCGTCGATGTCGACGCCGCCTCGGATCCGGCGGGGCACGGGGACACCGCAGGGACCGATCCCTTCTTCAACGAGATGTTCGCGGACCTGATGGACGAGGTCCGTTCCCCCGAGGTCCAGGAGGCCGCCCGCGCGTCCTTTGAAGAGCACTTCAGCCTCGGCATAGCCTACCGGGACATGGAACTGACGGACGAGGCGATCAGGGAATTCGAAGCCGCCCTCAAGGGGATCGAGATGCGCAAGGGGGATCCCCAGGTGATCCAGTGCTGCGGGATGCTGAGCACCTGTTTCCTGAAGAAGGACATGCCCCGTTCCGTGATCCGCTGGTGCCAGACCGGCCTGGACCTCACGGAGCCTTCGTCCCACGAAGCCCTCGCCTTCCGCTACGACATGGGGATCGCCCATGCCATGGCCGGGAGCGCCGACCGGGCGATGGAATGCTTCGACGGGATCTTCACCCAGGATCCCGGATACCGGGATGTCGCGCAACGAATCGACGAGCTAAGGAGCGGGCCGAACGGCCGGTAG
- the rplS gene encoding 50S ribosomal protein L19 yields the protein MDLVRAVESSQMRTDLPRFRPGDMVKVHVKIKEGEKYRIQVFEGVVIAHKNNGISSTFTVRKVSSGYGIERIFPVHSPIIEKMEVVKSGKVRRARLYFLRGRRGKAARLKEAGRTARAPEASPAP from the coding sequence ATGGATTTAGTTCGGGCAGTGGAAAGCTCCCAAATGCGAACCGATCTTCCCCGCTTCCGTCCAGGAGATATGGTAAAGGTTCACGTGAAGATCAAGGAAGGGGAAAAATACCGTATCCAGGTGTTCGAGGGTGTCGTCATAGCCCACAAGAACAACGGCATTTCTTCGACTTTCACGGTTCGAAAGGTTTCCTCCGGATACGGCATCGAGCGCATCTTCCCGGTGCATTCCCCCATCATCGAAAAGATGGAGGTGGTCAAGAGCGGAAAAGTGCGCCGCGCACGCCTCTATTTTCTCCGGGGCCGCCGGGGCAAGGCCGCCCGGTTGAAGGAAGCCGGGAGAACCGCCCGGGCTCCCGAAGCGTCTCCGGCCCCATAG
- the trmD gene encoding tRNA (guanosine(37)-N1)-methyltransferase TrmD, whose product MRFDIITVFPELFTGVLDCGIIRRARQSGLADVRLVNLRDFARDRHRSVDDRPYGGGEGMVFMPAPLFEAIEACLGSGEKGKSRVVLLSPQGRPWSQGLAAEFSTIPHLILVCGRYEGVDQRVIDHLVDQEISIGDFVLTGGEIPAMVLLDSIVRLIPGALGCPESAANESFSSGLLDYPQYTRPAEYRGHTVPEVLLSGDHARIAEWRKEQALEKTKRARPELINERLAQN is encoded by the coding sequence ATGAGGTTTGATATCATAACGGTTTTTCCCGAGCTGTTCACGGGCGTGCTGGATTGTGGCATAATTCGCCGGGCCCGGCAGTCGGGACTGGCCGATGTCCGGCTCGTCAACCTGAGGGATTTCGCCCGGGACCGGCACCGGTCGGTGGACGACCGCCCCTACGGCGGAGGCGAGGGGATGGTGTTCATGCCGGCCCCGCTTTTCGAGGCGATAGAGGCGTGCCTGGGGTCGGGGGAGAAGGGGAAGAGCCGGGTGGTCCTGTTGTCCCCCCAGGGGAGACCCTGGTCCCAGGGCCTGGCCGCGGAATTTTCCACAATTCCGCATCTGATCCTGGTCTGCGGCCGATACGAAGGAGTGGACCAGCGGGTGATAGATCATCTCGTGGATCAGGAGATCTCCATCGGAGATTTCGTCCTGACCGGCGGAGAAATCCCGGCCATGGTGCTCCTTGACTCGATCGTGCGGCTGATCCCGGGCGCCCTCGGGTGCCCTGAATCGGCCGCAAATGAGAGTTTTTCGAGCGGGTTGCTTGATTATCCGCAGTATACGCGGCCCGCCGAATACCGGGGACACACGGTTCCGGAAGTGCTCCTTTCGGGGGACCATGCGAGAATAGCCGAGTGGCGTAAGGAACAAGCTCTGGAGAAAACGAAACGGGCCCGCCCGGAGCTAATCAACGAGCGGTTGGCCCAAAATTAA
- the rimM gene encoding 16S rRNA processing protein RimM, with protein sequence MGQETPPFIAIARIARTRGNRGEVLAELHTDFPDRFDGLDEVWVEPADGGPKRLTLEDSWDYRGRRVLKFAGVDSIGAAEEYVDCWVLIPGDRVRDLPEGTYYDHDLVGCRVEDLEGNPLGSVRGILHIAGNTQLAVGLGEREFLIPAVAPICVRISVEEKRIWVDPPEGLMDLGK encoded by the coding sequence GTGGGACAGGAAACACCTCCTTTTATCGCCATCGCCAGAATCGCCAGGACCAGGGGGAACCGGGGAGAGGTCCTGGCGGAGCTGCACACCGATTTTCCCGATCGTTTTGACGGCCTGGACGAGGTGTGGGTCGAGCCCGCCGACGGCGGGCCGAAACGGCTGACCCTCGAGGACTCGTGGGACTACCGGGGGCGCAGGGTACTGAAGTTCGCCGGCGTGGACAGCATCGGAGCCGCGGAAGAGTACGTCGACTGCTGGGTCCTGATCCCGGGAGACCGGGTGAGGGACCTCCCCGAAGGGACCTATTACGATCACGACCTCGTCGGGTGCCGGGTCGAGGACCTCGAGGGGAACCCGCTCGGCAGCGTGCGCGGGATCCTGCACATCGCCGGAAACACCCAGCTGGCGGTCGGGCTGGGGGAGCGGGAATTCCTGATCCCCGCCGTGGCTCCCATCTGCGTCAGGATATCGGTTGAAGAGAAGCGGATATGGGTGGACCCCCCGGAAGGATTGATGGACCTGGGCAAATGA
- a CDS encoding KH domain-containing protein, with protein MKELVELIAKALVDNPEQVTVTEVEGEQTTVLELRVAPSDLGKVIGKQGRTARCIRTLLGAAGMKLKKRFVLEILE; from the coding sequence ATGAAAGAGCTGGTGGAATTGATCGCGAAAGCGCTTGTAGATAATCCCGAACAGGTTACGGTGACCGAGGTCGAGGGGGAGCAGACGACGGTTCTGGAGCTTCGTGTAGCCCCGAGCGACCTGGGCAAGGTAATCGGCAAGCAGGGTCGGACCGCCCGATGCATCCGCACTCTTCTGGGTGCGGCAGGCATGAAACTCAAGAAACGGTTTGTCCTGGAAATCCTGGAATAG
- the rpsP gene encoding 30S ribosomal protein S16, which translates to MLRIRLTRMGAKKKPFYRVVVMEQRQTRDGSFVEILGHYNPKTNPPLVELNMDRVHHWLACGAQPSDTVNSLLKKAAPPAPAAAS; encoded by the coding sequence TTGCTTAGAATACGTTTGACGCGCATGGGGGCGAAGAAGAAGCCCTTTTATAGGGTGGTGGTGATGGAGCAAAGACAGACCCGGGACGGGAGTTTCGTGGAGATCCTCGGACATTACAATCCGAAGACGAACCCGCCGCTGGTCGAATTGAACATGGACAGAGTGCACCACTGGCTGGCATGCGGTGCCCAACCTTCGGATACGGTGAATTCCCTGTTGAAAAAGGCCGCGCCGCCCGCTCCCGCAGCCGCCAGCTGA
- the ffh gene encoding signal recognition particle protein, with translation MLDGLSNKLQKILRNLSGQGRVSERHVEETAREIRNALLDADVHFKLAKEFVERVKQRALGQEVLESLTPGQQVIRVVRDELVELLGGEQAGLGFSKQPPSVFLMVGLQGSGKTTSSAKLAQWLVKNNHTPLLVSVDVYRPAAVEQLRVLCAANRLGYFDDPADLDPVSRAEKGLRHARNGGYDVLVIDTAGRLHIDDEMMRELDRIRTATPPVEVLLVADAMTGQDAVRSAREFHERLGLTGVILTKMDGDARGGAALSIKSVTGQPIKFVGTGEKVEALEPFFPDRLAGRILGMGDVLSLIEKAEDTVDRDQAEAMAEKIRKDAFTLEDFRDQLKQIRKMGPLEQILGMLPNMGPLRGIGQMKVDEKELIHIEAIIDSMTDAERGNHQILNGSRKKRIARGCGRPVSEINRLLKQYVETRKMMRSLSRGIMPRLMKGMKLPR, from the coding sequence ATGCTGGACGGTCTATCCAACAAGCTTCAGAAGATCCTCAGGAACCTGAGCGGCCAGGGACGGGTCTCGGAACGCCACGTCGAGGAGACGGCGCGCGAGATCCGCAACGCCCTGCTCGACGCCGACGTCCATTTCAAGCTCGCCAAGGAATTCGTGGAGCGGGTCAAGCAGCGGGCCCTGGGGCAGGAGGTGCTCGAGTCGCTGACCCCGGGCCAGCAGGTCATCCGCGTGGTGCGCGACGAGCTCGTGGAGCTGCTCGGGGGGGAGCAGGCGGGCCTCGGGTTTTCCAAGCAGCCGCCGAGCGTGTTCCTCATGGTCGGGCTGCAGGGATCGGGGAAGACCACCAGCAGCGCCAAGCTCGCCCAGTGGCTCGTGAAGAACAACCATACCCCCCTGCTGGTGTCGGTCGATGTCTACCGTCCGGCCGCGGTCGAACAGCTGCGGGTGCTGTGCGCCGCCAACCGGCTCGGGTATTTCGACGACCCCGCGGACCTGGACCCGGTATCCCGGGCCGAAAAGGGGCTGCGCCACGCGCGCAACGGGGGATACGACGTCCTCGTCATCGACACGGCCGGCCGGCTTCACATCGATGACGAGATGATGCGGGAGCTCGACCGGATCCGCACCGCGACCCCCCCGGTGGAGGTGCTGCTGGTCGCGGACGCCATGACGGGCCAGGACGCGGTCCGCAGCGCCCGGGAGTTTCACGAGAGACTGGGATTGACCGGAGTCATCCTGACCAAGATGGACGGGGACGCCCGCGGCGGGGCGGCGCTGTCCATCAAGAGCGTGACCGGGCAGCCGATCAAGTTCGTGGGGACGGGGGAAAAGGTCGAGGCGCTCGAGCCCTTTTTCCCGGACAGACTTGCGGGCCGCATCCTGGGGATGGGCGATGTCCTGTCGCTGATCGAGAAGGCCGAGGACACGGTCGACCGGGACCAGGCCGAGGCGATGGCGGAGAAGATCCGCAAGGATGCCTTCACGCTGGAGGATTTCCGCGACCAGCTGAAGCAGATCCGGAAAATGGGCCCCCTCGAGCAGATCCTGGGGATGCTGCCGAACATGGGGCCGCTGCGGGGCATCGGCCAGATGAAGGTGGACGAGAAGGAACTGATCCATATCGAGGCCATCATCGATTCGATGACGGATGCCGAGCGCGGCAACCACCAGATCCTCAACGGCAGCAGGAAGAAGCGCATCGCCCGGGGGTGCGGGCGTCCCGTTTCCGAGATCAACCGGCTGCTCAAGCAGTATGTCGAAACCAGGAAAATGATGCGAAGCCTGAGCCGCGGCATCATGCCCCGCCTGATGAAGGGGATGAAGCTGCCGCGCTAG
- the selB gene encoding selenocysteine-specific translation elongation factor produces MKHVIAGTAGHIDHGKSALVRALTGVDPDRLKEEQQRGITIDLGFAHLDLGDVQVGFVDVPGHEKFVKNMLAGVGGIDFVLLVIAADESIMPQTREHFDICRLLGVSAGIVVINKVDLVDPEMLELVVDEVTEAMAGSFLEKAEIIPVSSRTGEGIEQLKRSIHDLALAAPPRPGNRLLRLPIDRAFSIHGFGTVVTGTLTSGEIQKDQEIEFVPGGLTAKVRGLQVHGRMTPRAVAGQRTAVNLQGIDLAQVERGMVVTVPRLFRPTQILDVRLSLLPDAKPLRNLVKVRFHQGTLEVLARVALLGQDTLAPGETAYAQLRLDAPAFCLHDDAFIIRRFSPTITIGGGRVLHPNPSKHKSTDGRTLAALKELDRGGLEAKIPVLIATDAKRAVTVGGLNSLLGLPGAEITRICAELAKAGRIVMIPAPSPILTLPSVVADLQEETLARVAAFHKDNELQRGISKEELRKRFYDDVPLEVFRHCLDRMVEARQIVFLGEAVSLYGREIQLSEEEETLREMIEAAVLEAAYQPPAMAELQASIRADAEAVRRIFFWMLKEKILVKLSDDLIYHRETLEEMKGRIRAAYAPGARFGVADFKDLFGITRKHAIPLLEHFDREKFTRRLGNDRVLV; encoded by the coding sequence ATGAAGCACGTAATCGCGGGGACGGCGGGGCACATCGACCACGGCAAGAGCGCGCTGGTCCGCGCGTTGACGGGGGTCGACCCTGACCGCCTGAAGGAGGAGCAGCAGCGGGGCATCACGATCGACCTGGGGTTCGCCCACCTCGACCTGGGGGACGTCCAGGTCGGGTTCGTGGACGTGCCGGGGCACGAGAAATTCGTCAAGAACATGCTCGCCGGGGTGGGGGGCATCGATTTCGTGCTCCTGGTCATCGCCGCCGACGAATCGATCATGCCGCAGACGCGGGAGCATTTCGACATCTGCCGCCTCCTCGGGGTGAGCGCCGGGATCGTCGTCATCAACAAGGTCGACCTCGTGGACCCGGAGATGCTGGAACTGGTCGTCGACGAGGTGACCGAAGCGATGGCCGGGTCCTTTCTGGAAAAAGCCGAAATCATCCCCGTCAGTTCCAGGACCGGCGAGGGGATCGAACAGCTGAAGCGCTCGATCCACGACCTGGCGCTGGCCGCCCCCCCGCGGCCCGGAAACAGGCTGCTCCGGCTTCCGATCGACCGTGCCTTCAGCATCCACGGTTTCGGCACCGTGGTGACCGGCACGCTGACCTCGGGCGAGATCCAGAAGGACCAGGAGATCGAATTCGTACCGGGCGGACTGACGGCCAAGGTGCGCGGGCTGCAGGTGCACGGCCGGATGACCCCGCGGGCGGTGGCCGGCCAGCGCACGGCGGTCAATCTCCAGGGGATCGACCTCGCCCAGGTGGAACGCGGAATGGTCGTGACGGTCCCCCGCCTCTTCCGCCCCACGCAGATCCTGGATGTCCGGTTGTCGCTCCTGCCCGACGCCAAGCCGCTGCGGAACCTGGTCAAGGTCCGCTTTCACCAGGGGACGCTGGAAGTGCTCGCGCGCGTCGCCCTCCTCGGGCAGGACACCCTCGCCCCGGGGGAGACCGCCTACGCCCAGCTGAGACTGGACGCCCCCGCCTTCTGCCTCCACGACGACGCCTTCATCATCCGGCGCTTCAGCCCCACGATCACCATCGGCGGCGGCCGCGTCCTCCACCCGAACCCGTCCAAGCACAAGAGCACCGACGGGCGCACCCTCGCCGCGCTCAAGGAGCTGGACCGGGGGGGACTCGAAGCCAAGATCCCGGTGCTCATCGCCACCGACGCCAAGCGGGCGGTGACGGTGGGGGGGCTGAATTCGCTCCTGGGGCTGCCGGGGGCCGAAATCACCCGGATCTGCGCGGAACTGGCGAAAGCGGGGCGCATCGTCATGATCCCGGCGCCTTCCCCCATCCTGACCCTCCCCTCGGTGGTGGCCGACCTGCAGGAGGAGACCCTGGCGCGCGTCGCCGCGTTCCACAAGGACAACGAGCTGCAGCGGGGGATATCGAAGGAGGAGCTGCGCAAGCGTTTCTACGACGACGTCCCCCTCGAGGTGTTCCGCCACTGTCTCGACCGGATGGTGGAAGCGCGGCAGATCGTTTTTCTCGGGGAGGCGGTCTCCCTCTACGGCAGGGAAATCCAGCTGTCGGAGGAGGAGGAGACACTCCGGGAGATGATCGAAGCCGCGGTCCTCGAGGCCGCCTACCAGCCCCCCGCCATGGCCGAACTCCAGGCATCCATTCGGGCGGACGCCGAGGCGGTCCGCCGGATCTTCTTCTGGATGCTGAAGGAAAAGATCCTGGTGAAGCTGTCCGACGACCTCATCTATCACCGCGAAACGCTCGAGGAAATGAAGGGGCGGATCCGGGCGGCGTACGCCCCGGGGGCCCGGTTCGGGGTAGCCGACTTCAAGGACCTTTTCGGAATCACGCGCAAACACGCCATCCCCCTGCTCGAACACTTCGACCGGGAGAAATTCACGCGCCGCCTGGGCAACGACCGGGTCCTGGTGTAG
- a CDS encoding twin-arginine translocase TatA/TatE family subunit, whose translation MFGMGTTELLIVLAIVVLIFGVNKIPQLGKGLGEGIRNFKSAIKTAHEDPEEKPKQEKQ comes from the coding sequence ATGTTTGGAATGGGAACGACGGAACTGCTCATAGTTCTGGCCATTGTTGTCCTGATTTTCGGCGTCAACAAGATCCCCCAGCTGGGCAAGGGCCTCGGAGAAGGGATCCGCAACTTCAAATCGGCCATCAAGACCGCCCACGAAGACCCGGAAGAAAAACCGAAGCAGGAAAAGCAGTAA
- the hydE gene encoding [FeFe] hydrogenase H-cluster radical SAM maturase HydE yields the protein MKPIAEILGKTSLDRGDLIRVLEADEGECGPLLARAAVVKRSGVGGRVYLRGLIEYSNICSKDCLYCGIRSGNAAASRYEMTEEETLAAARLALERRFGSIVIQAGERDDAQFVARMERILRRIRALGGGALHVTLSLGEQSPDTYRRWLDAGAHRYLLRIEASSPDLYRKLHPEDARHSQASRLEALGALREAGYQVGTGVMIGAPFQTAADLADDLLFFRDLDVDMIGMGPYIEHPDTPLYTHALELLPPRKRLELSLRMVALLRVMMPDINIAATTAMQAIDPEGRERAIRAGANVVMPNLTPARYRHDYLLYENKPCLDQEPEESVELLEARIRESGGSIAYGEWGDSGRFLARKS from the coding sequence ATGAAACCCATCGCGGAGATCCTGGGGAAGACGAGCCTCGACAGGGGCGACCTCATCCGGGTGCTGGAAGCGGACGAAGGGGAGTGCGGGCCGCTGCTGGCCCGGGCCGCGGTGGTGAAGCGCTCGGGCGTGGGGGGCCGGGTCTACCTGCGCGGCCTGATCGAATACTCGAACATCTGTTCCAAGGACTGTCTCTACTGCGGCATCCGTTCGGGCAACGCCGCCGCGTCGAGATACGAGATGACGGAGGAGGAGACGCTGGCCGCCGCGCGGCTGGCGCTGGAGCGCCGCTTCGGTTCGATCGTGATCCAGGCGGGGGAGCGCGACGACGCGCAATTCGTCGCCAGGATGGAGCGCATCCTCCGGCGCATCCGTGCGCTCGGGGGGGGCGCGCTGCACGTCACCCTGTCTCTGGGGGAGCAGTCGCCCGACACCTACCGCCGCTGGCTCGATGCCGGGGCGCACCGCTACCTGCTCCGCATCGAGGCCTCGAGCCCGGACCTCTACCGGAAACTCCACCCCGAAGACGCCCGCCACAGCCAGGCGTCCCGCCTCGAGGCCCTCGGGGCCCTGCGCGAGGCGGGGTACCAGGTGGGGACGGGCGTGATGATCGGGGCGCCCTTCCAGACGGCGGCCGATCTCGCCGACGACCTCCTCTTCTTCCGTGACCTGGACGTGGACATGATCGGCATGGGGCCCTATATCGAGCACCCCGATACTCCCCTGTACACCCACGCGCTGGAGCTCCTGCCCCCCCGGAAGCGGCTCGAGCTCTCCCTCAGGATGGTCGCGCTGCTGCGCGTGATGATGCCGGACATCAATATCGCGGCCACCACGGCCATGCAGGCGATCGATCCGGAGGGGAGGGAAAGGGCGATCCGGGCGGGGGCGAACGTGGTCATGCCGAACCTCACCCCGGCGAGGTACCGCCACGACTACCTGCTGTATGAAAACAAGCCCTGCCTGGACCAGGAGCCGGAGGAGAGCGTGGAACTCCTGGAGGCCCGGATCAGGGAGTCCGGGGGCTCCATCGCCTACGGGGAATGGGGGGATTCCGGCCGTTTCCTGGCGCGGAAATCCTGA
- a CDS encoding divalent-cation tolerance protein CutA, with translation MQHSRKPETGEIVVLCAAAGAESAEGIARALVEARLAACVNIVPGVLSVYRWKGEVCREPECLLLVKTRAENFEAVRREIRRLHTYEVPEIAALPITAGDGDYLAWLGEAAAPLDPPC, from the coding sequence ATGCAACACTCAAGGAAGCCTGAAACGGGTGAAATCGTTGTTTTGTGCGCCGCGGCCGGCGCGGAATCCGCGGAGGGGATCGCGCGCGCTCTCGTCGAGGCGCGCCTGGCCGCCTGCGTCAACATCGTCCCCGGCGTCCTCAGCGTCTACCGCTGGAAGGGGGAGGTCTGCCGGGAACCGGAGTGCCTGCTGCTGGTCAAGACCCGCGCGGAGAATTTCGAGGCGGTGCGCCGGGAGATCCGCCGCCTCCACACCTACGAGGTTCCCGAAATCGCCGCCCTGCCGATCACCGCCGGCGACGGCGATTACCTCGCCTGGCTCGGCGAAGCGGCCGCTCCCCTCGACCCGCCGTGCTGA
- a CDS encoding septum formation initiator family protein, translating into MAYAKHRQSHKKELYYILCIVAVTLVLSFSLFGPGGYRDLRRARLELELQRARVEELELGNQQRMRSIEALRSDRDALESYARQKGYGKEGEIIHHLPGE; encoded by the coding sequence ATGGCCTACGCGAAGCACCGGCAGTCGCATAAAAAAGAACTCTACTACATCCTCTGCATCGTTGCGGTGACGCTCGTCCTTTCCTTCAGTCTCTTCGGCCCGGGAGGGTATCGCGACCTGCGCCGGGCGCGGCTCGAGCTCGAGTTGCAGAGGGCGCGCGTGGAGGAGCTCGAGCTCGGCAACCAGCAGCGGATGCGTTCGATCGAGGCGCTGCGCTCGGACAGGGACGCGCTCGAAAGCTACGCGCGACAGAAAGGGTACGGGAAAGAGGGGGAGATCATCCACCACTTGCCCGGGGAGTAG